From the genome of Duffyella gerundensis, one region includes:
- the mukF gene encoding chromosome partition protein MukF, translated as MSEFSQTVPELVAWARKNDFSVSLPTERLAFLLAIATLNGERMDGEMSEGELIDAFRHVSKAFEQTSETVLVRANNAINDMVRQRLINRFTSEITEGNAIYRLTPLAIGITDYYIRQREFSTLRLSMQLSIVAGELKRAADAADENGDEFHWHRNVFAPLKYSVAEIFDSIDMTQRLMDEQQQAVKNDIAELLNKDWRAAISSCEMLLSETSGTLRELQDTLEAAGDKLQANLLRIQDATLNSPDLGFVDKLVFDLQHKLDRITSWGQQAIDLWIGYDRHVHKFIRTAIDMDKNRVFAQRLRLSVQNYFDQPWALTHANAERLYDMREEELTLRNEEVTGELPAELEYEEFNEIREQLAAMIEEALAIYRTQQKPLNLATVMRDYLAQYPRARHFDLARIVIDQAVRLGVAEADFTGLPAEWQAINDYGAKVQAHVIDKY; from the coding sequence ATGAGTGAATTCTCCCAGACCGTACCGGAACTGGTTGCCTGGGCGCGAAAAAACGATTTTTCCGTCTCGCTGCCCACGGAACGTCTGGCATTTTTACTGGCCATTGCCACGCTGAACGGCGAGCGCATGGACGGTGAAATGAGCGAGGGCGAACTGATTGACGCGTTTCGCCATGTCAGTAAAGCCTTTGAGCAAACCAGCGAAACCGTGCTGGTGCGCGCCAATAATGCCATCAACGATATGGTGCGCCAGCGCCTGATCAACCGTTTCACCAGCGAAATCACCGAAGGCAATGCGATCTATCGCCTGACGCCGCTGGCGATCGGCATCACCGATTATTATATTCGCCAGCGCGAATTTTCCACGCTGCGCCTCTCAATGCAGCTGTCAATCGTGGCCGGTGAGCTTAAACGCGCTGCCGATGCCGCCGATGAAAATGGCGATGAGTTTCACTGGCACCGTAACGTGTTTGCGCCGCTGAAATACTCGGTCGCGGAGATTTTTGACAGTATCGATATGACTCAGCGCTTGATGGATGAGCAGCAGCAGGCGGTGAAAAACGATATTGCTGAGCTGCTCAACAAAGACTGGCGTGCCGCGATCTCCAGCTGTGAGATGCTGCTGTCAGAAACCTCCGGCACGCTACGCGAGCTGCAGGACACGCTGGAAGCTGCTGGCGACAAGCTGCAGGCGAACCTGCTGCGCATTCAGGACGCGACGCTGAACAGCCCCGATCTCGGCTTTGTCGATAAGCTGGTGTTCGATCTGCAACACAAGCTTGATCGTATTACCAGCTGGGGGCAGCAGGCGATCGATCTGTGGATTGGCTACGACCGTCACGTTCATAAATTTATCCGAACCGCTATCGATATGGATAAGAACCGCGTCTTCGCGCAGCGTCTGCGCCTGTCGGTACAAAACTATTTCGATCAGCCGTGGGCGCTGACCCATGCCAACGCCGAGCGTCTTTACGATATGCGTGAAGAGGAGCTGACCCTGCGTAACGAAGAGGTCACGGGCGAACTGCCGGCGGAGCTGGAATATGAAGAATTTAACGAAATTCGTGAGCAGCTCGCCGCGATGATAGAAGAGGCGCTGGCCATCTATCGCACCCAGCAGAAGCCGTTAAATCTGGCCACTGTGATGCGTGATTACCTCGCCCAATATCCGCGCGCCCGCCATTTTGACCTCGCCCGCATCGTGATCGATCAGGCGGTACGTCTTGGCGTGGCTGAAGCTGACTTTACCGGTTTGCCAGCAGAATGGCAGGCCATTAATGATTACGGAGCCAAGGTGCAGGCGCATGTCATCGACAAATATTGA
- the cmoM gene encoding tRNA uridine 5-oxyacetic acid(34) methyltransferase CmoM: MQDRNFDDMAEKFSQNIYGTTKGRIRQAILGEELATILATLPAGARRVLDAGGGEGQMACTLAADGHQVLLCDLSAEMIERAKRLAAEKGVSDNMQFAQISAQQVADYLDTPVDLVLFHAVLEWVAEPEKILRQLYDILHPGGVLSLMFYNLHGLTMRTLTLGNFGYLQADLKKRKKKTLSPDFPRDPEQVYRWLTACGFHIESRAGIRVFHDYMRDKEKQSERFDEVLEMEKRYCRQEPFLSLGRYIHVTARKPIEKDVL, translated from the coding sequence ATGCAGGATCGCAATTTTGACGATATGGCGGAGAAGTTTTCGCAAAACATTTACGGTACCACTAAAGGACGTATCCGTCAGGCGATCCTCGGCGAGGAGCTGGCCACTATTTTAGCCACGTTACCCGCGGGAGCACGTCGCGTGCTTGATGCCGGAGGCGGCGAAGGGCAAATGGCCTGTACGCTGGCGGCGGACGGCCATCAGGTACTGTTATGCGATCTGTCCGCAGAGATGATTGAACGGGCGAAGCGTCTGGCGGCGGAAAAAGGTGTGAGCGATAACATGCAATTCGCACAAATCAGCGCGCAGCAGGTGGCAGATTATTTGGATACGCCGGTTGATCTGGTATTGTTCCACGCGGTGTTGGAATGGGTGGCTGAACCCGAGAAAATTCTTAGGCAGCTCTATGATATTCTGCATCCCGGTGGCGTACTGTCGCTGATGTTTTACAACCTGCACGGCTTAACCATGCGTACGCTCACGCTGGGAAATTTCGGTTACCTTCAGGCTGACCTGAAAAAACGCAAAAAGAAAACCCTGTCACCAGACTTTCCCCGCGATCCTGAGCAGGTTTACCGCTGGCTCACCGCCTGTGGTTTTCACATTGAAAGCCGCGCCGGCATTCGTGTTTTTCACGATTACATGCGCGACAAAGAGAAACAGAGCGAACGCTTTGACGAAGTGCTGGAGATGGAAAAACGCTACTGTCGACAGGAGCCTTTTTTGAGTTTAGGACGCTATATCCACGTCACAGCGCGGAAACCCATCGAGAAGGACGTACTATGA
- a CDS encoding phosphotransferase — MEQLRTELTLVLGEPVGRLEHISEQGQASLFALYDDAGQAMPLVAKYFRRQGLAAQEAAKLSMLGRESAIKVPAVYGVVISQQQPRHEVLLLERLRGVPVEAPARTPQRAQQLEQQIVECLHAWHSIDSQGVVGAVDSTQQNSWSNWYQQYVEVLWATLGWLALPGLTAEDRHLLLRCRQQLPRLFNDFAARCVLVHGNLSLQNLIKDPRSDRLIAVVHPGPILWAPREFEMSKLSETGAAESLMFASLRHQPADEGFIWRRWLYLLWETVAEAIAGMPLNRPRFDHAAHQLLPWLN, encoded by the coding sequence ATGGAACAACTGCGCACAGAGCTGACGCTGGTGTTAGGCGAGCCGGTCGGTCGGCTTGAACATATCAGCGAGCAAGGACAGGCGAGCCTGTTTGCCCTTTATGACGATGCGGGGCAGGCAATGCCACTGGTGGCTAAATATTTTCGGCGGCAGGGCCTGGCGGCACAGGAAGCCGCCAAACTGTCGATGCTGGGTCGCGAAAGCGCGATAAAAGTGCCGGCGGTATATGGCGTGGTCATCAGCCAGCAGCAACCACGGCATGAAGTTTTACTGCTGGAGCGGTTACGTGGCGTTCCGGTTGAGGCGCCCGCACGCACGCCGCAGCGTGCTCAACAACTGGAGCAGCAGATTGTGGAATGCCTGCATGCCTGGCACAGTATCGACAGCCAGGGCGTGGTGGGCGCCGTTGACAGTACGCAACAGAACAGCTGGAGCAACTGGTATCAGCAGTATGTTGAAGTGCTCTGGGCAACGCTGGGCTGGCTTGCGCTACCCGGATTAACCGCGGAAGATCGGCATTTGCTGCTGCGTTGCCGTCAGCAACTGCCCAGGCTATTTAATGATTTCGCGGCGCGCTGCGTGCTGGTGCATGGCAATCTATCGCTGCAAAACCTGATCAAAGATCCCCGTTCCGATCGGCTTATTGCCGTTGTTCATCCTGGCCCGATACTGTGGGCGCCCCGGGAGTTTGAAATGTCAAAGCTGAGTGAAACCGGCGCAGCCGAGTCACTGATGTTTGCTTCGCTGCGCCATCAGCCGGCCGACGAGGGTTTTATCTGGCGACGCTGGCTCTATCTACTCTGGGAAACCGTAGCAGAAGCGATTGCGGGCATGCCGCTGAACCGCCCGCGGTTTGATCATGCTGCGCACCAGCTATTGCCGTGGCTCAATTAA
- the lpxK gene encoding tetraacyldisaccharide 4'-kinase, translating to MIERIWSGRSPLYLLLLPLSLLYGIVSCFIRLTYQRGWRKSWRAPVPVVVVGNLTAGGNGKTPVVIWLVQALQQQGLRPGVVSRGYGGKAERYPLLLDASTTTDTAGDEPVLIFQRTGAPVAVAPQRSAAVQALLAEHALDVIITDDGLQHYALQRDIEIVVIDGVRRFGNGWWLPAGPMRERADRLAEVDAIIVNGGEAAGNEIAMSLAVSHAVNLLDGTTRAVSALAPAVAMAGIGHPPRFFTTLRNHGLTPQAEIAFADHHAYDEAELAALTSEDQMLVMTEKDAVKCRHFARANWWYVPVDAQLSEAPSSALISAIVKRCHPH from the coding sequence ATGATTGAGCGCATCTGGAGCGGCCGCTCACCGTTGTATCTGCTGCTGCTGCCGTTAAGCCTGCTTTATGGCATAGTGAGCTGCTTCATTCGGCTCACTTACCAACGCGGCTGGCGCAAAAGCTGGCGCGCACCGGTGCCAGTGGTGGTGGTGGGTAACCTCACTGCCGGCGGCAACGGCAAAACGCCGGTGGTGATTTGGCTGGTTCAGGCGTTGCAACAGCAGGGCCTGCGTCCTGGCGTGGTGTCGCGTGGTTATGGTGGCAAAGCAGAGCGCTATCCGCTGTTGCTGGATGCCAGCACCACCACTGACACCGCAGGTGATGAGCCCGTGCTGATTTTTCAACGCACGGGTGCGCCAGTTGCCGTGGCACCGCAGCGTTCAGCGGCGGTGCAGGCGTTACTGGCAGAGCATGCGCTTGACGTGATCATCACCGATGATGGGCTGCAGCACTATGCGTTACAGCGCGATATCGAAATTGTTGTCATTGATGGCGTACGCCGCTTTGGCAACGGCTGGTGGCTGCCCGCCGGTCCGATGCGCGAACGCGCGGACAGATTAGCGGAAGTAGATGCCATCATCGTTAATGGTGGCGAGGCGGCTGGCAATGAAATCGCCATGTCACTGGCCGTCAGCCATGCGGTGAACCTGTTGGACGGCACAACGCGTGCGGTATCCGCGTTAGCGCCCGCGGTGGCGATGGCGGGAATCGGTCATCCACCGCGGTTTTTTACCACGCTGCGCAATCACGGATTAACACCACAGGCAGAGATCGCCTTCGCCGATCATCATGCTTATGATGAAGCAGAGCTGGCTGCGTTAACATCAGAGGATCAGATGCTGGTGATGACGGAAAAAGATGCGGTGAAATGCCGCCACTTTGCCAGAGCAAACTGGTGGTATGTGCCGGTAGATGCTCAGTTAAGTGAAGCACCGTCATCGGCACTCATAAGCGCTATCGTTAAGCGTTGCCATCCACACTGA
- the mukE gene encoding chromosome partition protein MukE, protein MSSTNIEHVMPVKLAQALANPLFPALDSQLRAGRHIGIEELDNHAFLMDYQLYLEEFYSRYNVELLRAPEGFFYLRPRSTTLIPRSVLSELDMMVGKILCFLYLSPERLANEGIFTQQELYDELMSLADENRLLKLVNQRSTGSDLDRGRLQEKMRASLNRLRRLGMVWFMGNDNSKFRINESVFRFGADVRSGDDPREAQLRLIRDGEAVALSRAEEGDDNDSEADAPLPEDESND, encoded by the coding sequence ATGTCATCGACAAATATTGAACACGTGATGCCGGTTAAACTGGCACAGGCGCTGGCGAATCCGCTGTTTCCCGCGCTGGACAGTCAGTTACGCGCAGGCCGCCATATCGGCATTGAAGAGCTGGATAATCACGCTTTCCTGATGGATTACCAGCTCTACCTGGAAGAATTTTACAGCCGCTACAACGTTGAGTTGCTGCGGGCACCGGAAGGCTTTTTTTATCTGCGTCCGCGTTCCACCACGTTGATACCGCGCTCGGTGCTGTCAGAGCTTGATATGATGGTGGGCAAAATCTTATGTTTTCTCTATCTCAGCCCGGAGCGCCTTGCTAACGAAGGCATTTTCACCCAGCAGGAACTGTATGATGAGCTGATGAGCCTCGCCGATGAAAATCGCCTGCTCAAGCTGGTTAACCAGCGCTCCACCGGTTCCGATCTTGACCGCGGCAGGCTGCAGGAGAAGATGCGCGCCTCACTGAACCGCCTGCGTCGTCTTGGCATGGTGTGGTTTATGGGCAACGACAACAGCAAATTCCGCATTAATGAATCGGTATTCCGCTTCGGCGCCGACGTGCGCAGCGGTGACGATCCCCGCGAGGCGCAGCTGCGTCTGATTCGTGACGGCGAGGCGGTGGCGCTAAGCCGTGCGGAAGAGGGTGACGATAACGACAGCGAAGCGGATGCGCCGCTGCCAGAGGATGAAAGTAATGATTGA
- the kdsB gene encoding 3-deoxy-manno-octulosonate cytidylyltransferase yields the protein MSFVAIIPARYASTRLPGKPLVDINGLPMVLHVMQRAKESGAEQVIVATDHADVAAAVEAAGGEVCMTRADHQSGTERLAEVIDRYGFADDKIIVNVQGDEPMIPPTIIRQVANNLASAAAGMATLAVPIVSAEEAFNPNAVKVVTDAAGYALYFSRAAIPWERERFAVSREEIGDTFLRHIGIYAYRAGFIRRYVTWQPSKLEQIELLEQLRVLWYGEKIHVDVAHEVPSAGVDTPEDLARVRQAMQ from the coding sequence ATGAGTTTCGTTGCCATTATTCCGGCACGTTACGCTTCAACGCGGCTGCCGGGTAAACCGCTGGTCGATATCAACGGTTTGCCGATGGTTTTGCACGTGATGCAGAGAGCAAAAGAGTCGGGGGCAGAGCAGGTTATTGTTGCCACCGATCATGCCGATGTCGCTGCAGCAGTGGAGGCGGCGGGAGGCGAAGTGTGCATGACCCGCGCCGATCATCAGTCAGGCACCGAGCGTCTGGCCGAGGTGATTGACCGCTACGGTTTTGCCGATGACAAAATCATTGTCAACGTGCAGGGCGATGAGCCGATGATTCCACCGACTATCATTCGTCAGGTAGCAAACAATCTTGCCAGCGCGGCAGCAGGAATGGCCACGCTGGCCGTGCCGATCGTCAGCGCAGAAGAAGCGTTTAATCCTAACGCGGTAAAAGTGGTCACCGACGCGGCCGGTTATGCGCTCTATTTTTCCCGTGCGGCCATTCCCTGGGAACGTGAGCGTTTTGCCGTCTCACGTGAAGAGATCGGCGATACCTTTTTACGTCATATTGGCATTTACGCCTACCGCGCCGGCTTTATCCGCCGCTACGTGACCTGGCAGCCCAGCAAGCTGGAGCAGATTGAGCTGCTGGAGCAACTGCGGGTGTTGTGGTACGGCGAAAAGATTCATGTTGATGTTGCGCATGAGGTGCCGAGCGCTGGTGTCGATACGCCAGAGGATCTGGCGCGTGTACGCCAGGCGATGCAGTAA
- the elyC gene encoding envelope biogenesis factor ElyC — translation MFFTLKKVVGGLLLPLPFLLLLMAIAILLLWFSRWQKTGKILLSASWLLLLLLSLQPVADRLLLPLENRYPTWNGSEKVDYIVVLGGGYTFNPDWAPGSNLISNSLPRVVEGVRQWRRNPGARMIFTGAAAGQNPMSSARVAAQVAQSLGVPADATIMLDRPRDTAHEAEAVKQYIGQHPFMLITSANHMPRALGFFYAQGLQPIVAPANQLAITSPLNPWEKAIPSPVWLGHSDRAWYETLGRLWQRLHGEESTLIEPRQ, via the coding sequence ATGTTTTTTACCTTAAAAAAGGTGGTGGGTGGACTGTTACTACCGTTGCCGTTTCTGCTGCTGCTGATGGCAATCGCCATTTTATTGCTTTGGTTCTCTCGCTGGCAAAAAACCGGCAAAATCCTGCTCTCTGCTTCATGGCTGCTGTTACTGCTGCTGAGCCTGCAACCGGTTGCCGATCGGCTGCTATTACCGCTGGAAAACCGCTATCCGACATGGAACGGCAGCGAAAAGGTGGATTACATTGTGGTGCTGGGCGGTGGCTATACTTTTAATCCCGACTGGGCGCCTGGTTCAAATTTAATCAGCAACAGTTTGCCACGCGTGGTTGAAGGAGTGCGCCAGTGGCGACGTAATCCGGGTGCTCGCATGATCTTCACCGGTGCGGCCGCTGGCCAGAATCCGATGAGCAGCGCGCGCGTTGCCGCGCAGGTGGCACAATCTCTCGGCGTCCCTGCCGATGCCACTATCATGCTCGATCGGCCACGGGATACCGCGCATGAAGCTGAGGCGGTAAAGCAGTACATTGGCCAGCATCCTTTCATGTTGATCACCTCAGCTAACCATATGCCGCGTGCGCTGGGCTTTTTTTACGCGCAGGGATTGCAGCCGATCGTGGCTCCCGCCAATCAGCTGGCGATTACTTCACCGCTGAATCCATGGGAAAAGGCGATTCCGTCGCCGGTATGGTTGGGCCACAGCGATCGCGCCTGGTATGAAACGCTGGGGCGGCTGTGGCAGCGGCTTCATGGAGAAGAGAGTACGTTAATTGAGCCACGGCAATAG
- a CDS encoding Trm112 family protein has protein sequence MDHRLLQIVACPVCNGKLYYNNEQQELICKPDGLAFPVREGIPVLLENEARALTMEESHP, from the coding sequence ATGGATCACCGTTTACTACAAATTGTGGCTTGTCCGGTATGCAACGGCAAACTGTACTACAACAACGAACAGCAGGAACTTATCTGTAAACCTGACGGCCTGGCATTCCCGGTGCGTGAAGGCATTCCGGTTCTGCTGGAAAATGAAGCGCGTGCGCTGACCATGGAAGAGAGCCATCCATGA
- a CDS encoding winged helix-turn-helix domain-containing protein: MINLSLKTARNLQLAAQGLLHPADEAATPERLLAAIRKMSLLQIDTIHVVARSPWLVLFSRIGSFPLSWLEQALRDGALFEYWAHEACFIPIEDYPLLRHRMLSPASLGWKFSADWMQTHQTEIADLLAHIEQAGPVRAADFAAPSQQKAGWWAWKPHKRHLENLFTAGELMISERRNFQRVYDLRQRVLPGWHDDRMLSETEAVEQMLRNSANSLGIFRPEWLADYYRLKKVAVREVIARWLEQGFIVACNIETLGTLYLHHVLLPLLEQQLEATHSTVLSPFDPLVWHRKRALELFDFDYRLECYTPEAKRRYGYFVLPILLRGELKARMDAKMIRKSGVLQIKNLWLEPGVPATAALCADLKGAIDHCARWQGADSVQCDNLPVALTPRWQPVWSLTA; the protein is encoded by the coding sequence GTGATTAACCTTTCTCTGAAAACGGCGCGTAATCTGCAGCTCGCGGCGCAAGGCCTGTTGCATCCTGCCGACGAAGCAGCAACTCCAGAACGTCTGCTGGCGGCAATCCGCAAAATGTCCCTGTTGCAAATCGATACTATCCATGTTGTGGCCCGTAGCCCCTGGCTGGTGCTTTTCAGCCGCATCGGCAGCTTTCCGCTCTCCTGGCTGGAACAGGCACTTCGTGACGGCGCGCTGTTTGAATATTGGGCGCATGAAGCCTGCTTTATTCCCATCGAAGATTATCCACTGCTCCGTCATCGCATGTTATCGCCAGCATCGCTGGGCTGGAAATTCAGCGCTGACTGGATGCAGACCCATCAAACGGAGATTGCCGATCTGTTGGCCCACATTGAGCAGGCTGGTCCGGTCCGCGCTGCTGACTTTGCCGCACCGTCTCAGCAAAAGGCAGGCTGGTGGGCATGGAAACCGCATAAGCGTCATCTGGAGAATCTGTTTACCGCTGGTGAACTGATGATTAGCGAGCGACGAAATTTTCAGCGCGTCTATGATCTTCGCCAGCGCGTGCTGCCTGGCTGGCATGACGACCGCATGCTGAGTGAAACCGAGGCGGTCGAGCAGATGTTACGCAACAGCGCCAACAGTCTGGGGATTTTTCGCCCCGAATGGTTAGCCGATTATTATCGTCTGAAAAAAGTTGCGGTCAGAGAGGTGATAGCGCGCTGGCTGGAGCAGGGGTTTATTGTCGCCTGCAACATAGAAACACTGGGCACACTTTATCTGCATCATGTGCTGCTGCCTCTACTGGAGCAGCAGCTGGAAGCGACACACAGCACGGTACTTTCCCCTTTCGATCCTTTAGTGTGGCATCGCAAGCGTGCGCTGGAGCTGTTTGATTTTGACTATCGCCTGGAGTGTTATACGCCGGAAGCGAAGCGCCGTTATGGCTATTTTGTTCTGCCGATATTGCTGCGTGGCGAGCTGAAAGCGCGAATGGATGCCAAAATGATTCGCAAGAGCGGCGTATTGCAGATTAAAAATCTGTGGCTTGAACCTGGCGTACCAGCAACCGCCGCACTCTGCGCCGATTTAAAAGGCGCTATAGATCATTGCGCGCGCTGGCAGGGTGCAGACTCTGTTCAGTGCGATAATCTGCCCGTGGCGTTGACGCCGCGCTGGCAACCGGTCTGGTCGCTTACTGCGTGA